In a genomic window of Helianthus annuus cultivar XRQ/B chromosome 10, HanXRQr2.0-SUNRISE, whole genome shotgun sequence:
- the LOC110886474 gene encoding glyoxylate/succinic semialdehyde reductase 2, chloroplastic isoform X1 encodes MVRGANHTLMAATFCPSLPQHFKPTPIIKFHKSSFSFKVFSSQSSKADEVPTRVGFLGLGIMGSPMAQNLIKAGCDVTVWNRTKSKCDPLIDLGAKYKPSPAEVAASCDVTFAMLADPESAMVVACGEDGAASGMSPGKGYVDVSTVDGPTSKLINGQITETGALFLEAPVSGSKKPAEDGQLIFLTAGDKSLYEKVAPYLDIMGKSRFYLGDVGNGAAMKLVVNMIMGSMMTSFAEGLLLSEKVGLDPSVVVEVISQGAISAPMFSLKGPAMVQSKYPTAFPLKHQQKDMRLALGLAESVSQSTPIAAAANELYKVAKSHGLSDSDFSAVIEALKVKLKD; translated from the exons ATGGTGAGAGGAGCCAATCACACACTCATGGCTGCAACCTTCTGTCCTTCACTCCCCCAACACTTTAAACCAACACCCATCATCAAGTTTCATAAATCTTCTTTCTCCTTCAAAGTATTCTCTTCTCAATCTTCCAAAG CAGATGAAGTTCCTACACGTGTGGGCTTTCTTGGTCTTGGAATTATGGGTTCTCCAATGGCACAAAATCTCATAAAAGCTGG ATGTGACGTGACCGTTTGGAATAGGACCAAGAGCAAATGTGATCCTCTCATCGATCTTGGCGCAAA GTATAAGCCATCTCCTGCAGAAGTTGCAGCATCTTGTGATGTCACATTTGCCATGCTTGCTGATCCTGAAAGTGCA ATGGTTGTTGCTTGTGGAGAAGACGGGGCCGCCAGTGGAATGAGTCCCGGAAAAGG GTATGTAGATGTCTCAACCGTTGATGGGCCCACATCTAAGTTGATAAATGGACAGATAACAGAAACCGGAGCACTATTTTTGGAG GCTCCAGTTTCAGGGTCCAAAAAACCCGCAGAGGACGGGCAGCTAATATTCCTCACGGCAG GTGACAAATCTTTATACGAAAAAGTGGCTCCCTACTTGGACATTATGGGAAAG TCAAGATTTTACCTGGGAGACGTTGGAAACGGAGCTGCAATGAAACTTGTTGTAAACATGATCATGGGAAG CATGATGACATCTTTCGCTGAAGGACTGCTTCTTAGTGAGAAAGTCGGACTTGATCCAAGTGTGGTTGTGGAG GTAATCTCACAAGGTGCCATTAGTGCACCAATGTTCTCACTGAAAGGCCCTGCAATGGTGCAATCCAAATACCCTACTGCTTTTCCGTTGAAGCATCAGCAAAAG GATATGAGGCTTGCTTTGGGTCTAGCTGAATCGGTTTCTCAGTCGACGCCTATCGCagctgctgcaaatgagctttacAAGGTGGCCAAGTCTCATGGTCTAAGTGACAGCGACTTTTCAGCAGTTATCGAAGCTCTTAAAGTCAAACTAAAAGATTAA
- the LOC110886474 gene encoding glyoxylate/succinic semialdehyde reductase 2, chloroplastic isoform X2 — protein MVRGANHTLMAATFCPSLPQHFKPTPIIKFHKSSFSFKVFSSQSSKDEVPTRVGFLGLGIMGSPMAQNLIKAGCDVTVWNRTKSKCDPLIDLGAKYKPSPAEVAASCDVTFAMLADPESAMVVACGEDGAASGMSPGKGYVDVSTVDGPTSKLINGQITETGALFLEAPVSGSKKPAEDGQLIFLTAGDKSLYEKVAPYLDIMGKSRFYLGDVGNGAAMKLVVNMIMGSMMTSFAEGLLLSEKVGLDPSVVVEVISQGAISAPMFSLKGPAMVQSKYPTAFPLKHQQKDMRLALGLAESVSQSTPIAAAANELYKVAKSHGLSDSDFSAVIEALKVKLKD, from the exons ATGGTGAGAGGAGCCAATCACACACTCATGGCTGCAACCTTCTGTCCTTCACTCCCCCAACACTTTAAACCAACACCCATCATCAAGTTTCATAAATCTTCTTTCTCCTTCAAAGTATTCTCTTCTCAATCTTCCAAAG ATGAAGTTCCTACACGTGTGGGCTTTCTTGGTCTTGGAATTATGGGTTCTCCAATGGCACAAAATCTCATAAAAGCTGG ATGTGACGTGACCGTTTGGAATAGGACCAAGAGCAAATGTGATCCTCTCATCGATCTTGGCGCAAA GTATAAGCCATCTCCTGCAGAAGTTGCAGCATCTTGTGATGTCACATTTGCCATGCTTGCTGATCCTGAAAGTGCA ATGGTTGTTGCTTGTGGAGAAGACGGGGCCGCCAGTGGAATGAGTCCCGGAAAAGG GTATGTAGATGTCTCAACCGTTGATGGGCCCACATCTAAGTTGATAAATGGACAGATAACAGAAACCGGAGCACTATTTTTGGAG GCTCCAGTTTCAGGGTCCAAAAAACCCGCAGAGGACGGGCAGCTAATATTCCTCACGGCAG GTGACAAATCTTTATACGAAAAAGTGGCTCCCTACTTGGACATTATGGGAAAG TCAAGATTTTACCTGGGAGACGTTGGAAACGGAGCTGCAATGAAACTTGTTGTAAACATGATCATGGGAAG CATGATGACATCTTTCGCTGAAGGACTGCTTCTTAGTGAGAAAGTCGGACTTGATCCAAGTGTGGTTGTGGAG GTAATCTCACAAGGTGCCATTAGTGCACCAATGTTCTCACTGAAAGGCCCTGCAATGGTGCAATCCAAATACCCTACTGCTTTTCCGTTGAAGCATCAGCAAAAG GATATGAGGCTTGCTTTGGGTCTAGCTGAATCGGTTTCTCAGTCGACGCCTATCGCagctgctgcaaatgagctttacAAGGTGGCCAAGTCTCATGGTCTAAGTGACAGCGACTTTTCAGCAGTTATCGAAGCTCTTAAAGTCAAACTAAAAGATTAA